Proteins from a genomic interval of Sugiyamaella lignohabitans strain CBS 10342 chromosome C, complete sequence:
- the ACS2 gene encoding acetate--CoA ligase ACS2 (Acetyl-coA synthetase isoform; along with Acs1p, acetyl-coA synthetase isoform is the nuclear source of acetyl-coA for histone acetylation; mutants affect global transcription; required for growth on glucose; expressed under anaerobic conditions; GO_component: GO:0005737 - cytoplasm [Evidence IEA,IEA]; GO_component: GO:0005829 - cytosol [Evidence IDA] [PMID 16857587]; GO_component: GO:0005829 - cytosol [Evidence IDA] [PMID 9711835]; GO_component: GO:0005730 - nucleolus [Evidence IDA] [PMID 19618123]; GO_component: GO:0005634 - nucleus [Evidence IEA,IEA]; GO_component: GO:0005634 - nucleus [Evidence IDA] [PMID 16857587]; GO_component: GO:0005634 - nucleus [Evidence IDA] [PMID 19618123]; GO_function: GO:0016208 - AMP binding [Evidence IEA]; GO_function: GO:0005524 - ATP binding [Evidence IEA]; GO_function: GO:0003987 - acetate-CoA ligase activity [Evidence IEA,IEA]; GO_function: GO:0003987 - acetate-CoA ligase activity [Evidence IDA] [PMID 8910545]; GO_function: GO:0016880 - acid-ammonia (or amide) ligase activity [Evidence IDA] [PMID 18305111]; GO_function: GO:0003824 - catalytic activity [Evidence IEA]; GO_function: GO:0016874 - ligase activity [Evidence IEA]; GO_function: GO:0000166 - nucleotide binding [Evidence IEA]; GO_process: GO:0006085 - acetyl-CoA biosynthetic process [Evidence IDA] [PMID 8910545]; GO_process: GO:0019427 - acetyl-CoA biosynthetic process from acetate [Evidence IEA]; GO_process: GO:0016573 - histone acetylation [Evidence IMP] [PMID 16857587]; GO_process: GO:0008152 - metabolic process [Evidence IEA]; GO_process: GO:0006090 - pyruvate metabolic process [Evidence IEA]; GO_process: GO:0001302 - replicative cell aging [Evidence IMP] [PMID 19618123]), with protein sequence MTALLRQGCYSKLWRKHPSKTHLSSFDHYSQLYKESIENPDKFFGDAARELLSWDRDFKTVSSGGFEHGDVAWFLEGQLNASYNCVDRHAFANPEKIALIYEADDAKDSRNVTYGELLRQVSKLAAVLTSFGVKKGDTVAIYLPNIPEAIVALLAVTRIGAIHSVIFAGFSSGSLKDRINDAKCKVIITSDEGRRGGKTVYTKKIVDDSLKNAPSIEKVLVFKRTGSEIPWTEGRDFWWHEELDKQRAYSPPVAVNSEDPLFLLYTSGSTGSPKGVVHSTAGYLLGAAITAKHVFDIQEKDILFTAGDVGWITGHTYALYAPLLLGATSVIFEGTPAYPNLSRYWQIIEKYKVTQFYVAPTALRLLKRGGEEFITGHDLSSLRTLGSVGEPIAGEIWEWYHELIGNSECHIADTYWQTETGSHIIAPLAGITPMKPGSASFPFFGIDLAIIDPVTGKELVGNDVEGVLAVKKPWPSIARSVWGAHQRYLDTYLKPYPGLYFTGDGAARDHEGFYWIRGRVDDVVNVSGHRLSTAEIEASLIEHHSVAESAVVGVSDDLTGQAVIAFVSLKDGFDHTQEIKKELIMHVRKEIGPFAAPKTVIVIDDLPKTRSGKIMRRILRKIVSNEADSIGDISTLNNPQSVDQIIAAVDIQLKK encoded by the exons ATGACTGCATTACTACGCCAGGGCTGCTATTCGAAACTTTGGCG CAAACACCCTTCCAAGACACATCTGAGCTCTTTTGATCACTATAGCCAGCTCTATAAAGAGTCAATTGAGAACCCCGACAAGTTTTTCGGCGATGCTGCTAGAGAATTATTAAGTTGGGACAGAGATTTCAAGACCGTCAGCTCGGGTGGTTTTGAACATGGTGATGTTGCTTGGTTCTTAGAGGGCCAGCTCAATGCTTCTTATAACTGTGTTGACAGACACGCTTTTGCCAATCCTGAAAAGATTGCTCTTATCTATGAAGCAGATGATGCCAAGGATTCCCGTAATGTCACCTACGGTGAATTGCTCCGTCAAGTATCCAAATTGGCTGCTGTCTTGACCTCTTTTGGTGTTAAAAAAGGTGATACCGTAGCTATCTACTTGCCCAATATTCCTGAGGCCATTGTCGCTCTTTTGGCTGTCACCCGTATTGGTGCTATCCACTCTGTCATCTTCGCTGGTTTCTCATCTGGTTCTCTTAAGGACCGTATTAATGATGCCAAGTGTAAGGTCATTATTACCAGTGACGAGGGCCGTCGTGGTGGTAAGACTGTTTATACCAAGAAGATTGTCGATGACAGTCTCAAGAACGCTCCTTCTATCGAAAAggttcttgttttcaagaGAACTGGTTCTGAGATCCCTTGGACCGAGGGCCGTGATTTCTGGTGGCACGAGGAACTCGATAAGCAACGTGCTTATTCTCCTCCTGTTGCTGTCAACTCTGAGGACCCTCTTTTCTTACTATACACTTCAGGTTCCACCGGTTCTCCAAAGGGTGTTGTACACTCGACTGCTGGTTACTTACTCGGTGCTGCCATTACTGCTAAGCATGTGTTCGATATTCAAGAGAAGGATATCCTCTTCACAGCTGGTGACGTCGGTTGGATCACTGGCCACACCTATGCTCTTTAtgctcctcttcttctcggTGCTACTAGTGTTATTTTTGAAGGCACCCCTGCATACCCCAACTTGTCTCGTTACTGGCAAATCATTGAAAAGTACAAGGTTACTCAGTTCTACGTTGCTCCTACTGCCTTGAGACTGCTCAAGAGAGGTGGTGAAGAGTTTATTACTGGTCACGACTTGTCTTCTCTCAGAACTCTTGGCTCCGTCGGTGAGCCAATTGCCGGTGAGATCTGGGAGTGGTACCACGAGTTGATTGGTAACAGCGAATGCCACATTGCTGATACCTACTGGCAAACTGAGACTGGCTCTCATAtcattgctcctcttgctgGTATTACTCCCATGAAGCCCGGTAGTGCTTCGTTCCCTTTTTTCGGCATTGATTTGGCCATTATTGACCCTGTCACTGGAAAGGAGCTCGTTGGCAATGATGTCGAGGGTGTTCTTGCTGTCAAGAAGCCCTGGCCATCTATTGCCAGATCCGTTTGGGGTGCTCACCAAAGATATCTCGATACCTACTTGAAGCCATACCCCGGTCTCTACTTCACGGGAGACGGTGCTGCTCGTGACCACGAAGGTTTCTACTGGATCCGTGGCCGTGTTGACGACGTTGTCAACGTGTCTGGCCACAGACTGTCGACTGCCGAGATCGAGGCCTCGCTCATCGAGCACCACAGTGTTGCCGAGTCGGCTGTTGTCGGCGTCAGCGACGACTTGACTGGTCAAGCCGTCATTGCATTCGTCTCGCTCAAGGACGGATTCGACCACACccaagaaatcaagaaagagcTCATCATGCACGTCCGCAAGGAAATCGGTCCCTTCGCTGCCCCTAAGACCGTTATCGTCATCGATGACCTGCCCAAGACTAGATCCGGCAAGATCATGAGACGTATTCTCCGCAAGATCGTGTCCAACGAGGCTGACTCTATCGGCGACATCTCCACCCTCAACAACCCCCAATCCGTCGACCAAatcattgctgctgtcgatATCCAGCTCAAGAAATAA
- a CDS encoding Usp (universal stress protein) family protein has translation MALEERQYRFEGERFLRQILAKNVNNKKLSLIVEFPVGKIEDMIQRMIQIYEPAILVVGTRGRSMDGFKGLLLPGSVSKYCLQHSPVPVIVVRGIQKLAKRKAKRDADPARRAYREMLYQAQLPAMKLYPQGSTGKQLAPTIPAFLRPDHYGSRSATPSRPSTPAGH, from the coding sequence ATGGCTCTTGAAGAAAGGCAGTATAGGTTTGAAGGTGAGAGGTTCCTTCGACAGATTCTTGCGAAGAATGTTAATAATAAGAAATTGTCTCTGATTGTAGAGTTTCCCGTTGGAAAGATCGAGGACATGATTCAGCGTATGATTCAAATCTACGAGCCTGCTATACTCGTGGTCGGTACTCGTGGTAGGTCTATGGACGGTTTCAAAGGTCTTTTATTACCAGGTTCAGTATCAAAATACTGTTTACAACACTCTCCAGTTCCAGTTATTGTAGTACGAGGCATTCAAAAGCTGGCGAAAAGAAAGGCTAAGAGAGATGCCGACCCGGCTCGTCGAGCCTATCGTGAGATGCTTTATCAAGCTCAACTACCCGCTATGAAATTATATCCACAGGGTAGCACCGGTAAACAGCTGGCTCCTACAATTCCCGCATTCCTTCGTCCTGATCATTACGGCAGTCGTTCAGCAACTCCATCACGGCCATCAACACCTGCTGGTCACTAG
- the RAD10 gene encoding Rad10p (Single-stranded DNA endonuclease (with Rad1p); cleaves single-stranded DNA during nucleotide excision repair and double-strand break repair; subunit of Nucleotide Excision Repair Factor 1 (NEF1); homolog of human ERCC1 protein; GO_component: GO:0000110 - nucleotide-excision repair factor 1 complex [Evidence IPI] [PMID 8621533]; GO_component: GO:0005634 - nucleus [Evidence IEA,IEA,IEA]; GO_component: GO:0005634 - nucleus [Evidence IDA] [PMID 9852079]; GO_function: GO:0003677 - DNA binding [Evidence IEA]; GO_function: GO:0003684 - damaged DNA binding [Evidence IEA]; GO_function: GO:0004519 - endonuclease activity [Evidence IEA,IEA]; GO_function: GO:0016787 - hydrolase activity [Evidence IEA]; GO_function: GO:0004518 - nuclease activity [Evidence IEA]; GO_function: GO:0003697 - single-stranded DNA binding [Evidence IDA] [PMID 1741062]; GO_function: GO:0000014 - single-stranded DNA endodeoxyribonuclease activity [Evidence IDA] [PMID 8253764]; GO_process: GO:0006277 - DNA amplification [Evidence IMP] [PMID 23271978]; GO_process: GO:0006281 - DNA repair [Evidence IEA,IEA]; GO_process: GO:0000733 - DNA strand renaturation [Evidence IDA] [PMID 1741062]; GO_process: GO:0006974 - cellular response to DNA damage stimulus [Evidence IEA]; GO_process: GO:0000736 - double-strand break repair via single-strand annealing, removal of nonhomologous ends [Evidence IMP] [PMID 7891718]; GO_process: GO:0000710 - meiotic mismatch repair [Evidence IMP] [PMID 11514439]; GO_process: GO:0006312 - mitotic recombination [Evidence IMP] [PMID 2188090]; GO_process: GO:0006296 - nucleotide-excision repair, DNA incision, 5'-to lesion [Evidence IDA] [PMID 7559571]; GO_process: GO:0000735 - removal of nonhomologous ends [Evidence IMP] [PMID 7891718]), translating to MEADRTAAILKAAAALRGKSGNNNGSSNSNGASSGSAPPSNQATPGGSNSNSAPAPPLATSTVARTGIQISGTNIPILNSRQTGASATSTSYSSGSSTAANGSGSGPSKRSYGASSVPGPSGHYRAANSGMSTYSRASPTTSSSLPTNTTSASSATPGSTSTAKANTTSSIIVNAKKQKQNPVLKHIRGVGYYMDDIVPDFITGHNSCALFLSIKYHNIHKEYIYKRIQQLNKAFEHRVLLVLVDVDNPAAALLELDIISLRAGLQMIITWNMEEAGKYLVLLKQLENASATGISGQKKESYKEQLIEVMNRISRSSINKTDAVTLVANFGSLKNAILDGGDNVELIHGWGSTKAKVFRDAINEPFINHRQYDMKPYKSESQVDSELP from the coding sequence ATGGAGGCTGACCGAACTGCTGCAATTTTAAAGGCAGCGGCTGCTCTCCGTGGAAAGTctggtaataataatggtAGCAGTAATAGCAATGGTGCCAGCAGCGGCTCAGCTCCACCCTCCAACCAAGCAACTCCAGGTGGTTCGAATTCGAATtcagcacctgctcctCCACTAGCTACTAGCACTGTGGCAAGAACCGGAATTCAAATTTCAGGTACCAATATTCCtattctcaacagcagaCAGACAGGAGCCAGTGCAACATCTACTTCTTATAGCAGTGGAAGTTCaactgctgccaatggctCTGGATCAGGCCCTAGTAAACGTTCATACGGTGCCTCGTCCGTTCCTGGTCCTTCTGGCCACTATCGAGCTGCCAATTCGGGCATGTCAACCTATTCAAGGGCGtcaccaacaacatcaTCGTCGCTACCTACTAATACTacatcagcttcatcagcGACACCAGGTTCCACATCAACTGCAAAAGCTAATACTACCTCGAGTATAATTGTGAATGCgaagaaacaaaagcaaaatccTGTGTTGAAACATATTCGAGGAGTGGGTTATTATATGGATGATATAGTCCCTGATTTCATTACAGGACACAACTCTTGCGCATTGTTTCTTTCTATTAAATATCATAACATTCACAAGGAATACATATATAAGAGGATTCAGCAATTAAATAAAGCATTCGAACATCGAGTGCTGTTGGTTCTAGTGGATGTTGACAACCCAGCAGCGGCATTATTAGAGTTGGACATTATATCACTTCGAGCAGGTTTACAAATGATTATCACCTGGAACATGGAAGAGGCCGGTAAATATCTAGTTCTTTTAAAACAACTGGAAAATGCTTCTGCCACAGGCATTTCAGGCCAGAAAAAAGAGTCATATAAAGAGCAGCTTATTGAGGTCATGAATCGAATATCGCGGTCGAGCATTAACAAGACCGATGCAGTCACTCTTGTAGCCAATTTTGGCAGTCTGAAAAATGCCATTTtagatggtggtgataatgTCGAGCTTATTCATGGATGGGGTTCTACAAAAGCCAAAGTGTTTCGCGATGCTATCAACGAACCATTCATCAACCATCGTCAGTACGATATGAAGCCTTATAAGTCAGAGTCACAAGTCGATAGTGAGCTGCCATGA
- the YPT7 gene encoding Rab family GTPase YPT7 (Rab family GTPase; GTP-binding protein of the rab family; required for homotypic fusion event in vacuole inheritance, for endosome-endosome fusion; interacts with the cargo selection/retromer complex for retrograde sorting; similar to mammalian Rab7; GO_component: GO:0000324 - fungal-type vacuole [Evidence IDA] [PMID 11853670]; GO_component: GO:0000329 - fungal-type vacuole membrane [Evidence IDA] [PMID 22593205]; GO_component: GO:0005741 - mitochondrial outer membrane [Evidence IDA] [PMID 16407407]; GO_component: GO:0030906 - retromer complex, inner shell [Evidence IPI] [PMID 22593205]; GO_component: GO:0005773 - vacuole [Evidence IEA,IEA]; GO_function: GO:0005525 - GTP binding [Evidence IEA,IEA]; GO_function: GO:0003924 - GTPase activity [Evidence IDA] [PMID 11210571]; GO_function: GO:0000166 - nucleotide binding [Evidence IEA]; GO_process: GO:0006896 - Golgi to vacuole transport [Evidence TAS] [PMID 9714809]; GO_process: GO:0006897 - endocytosis [Evidence IMP] [PMID 1473149]; GO_process: GO:0034727 - piecemeal microautophagy of nucleus [Evidence IMP] [PMID 18701704]; GO_process: GO:0072665 - protein localization to vacuole [Evidence IMP] [PMID 22593205]; GO_process: GO:0015031 - protein transport [Evidence IEA,IEA]; GO_process: GO:0032889 - regulation of vacuole fusion, non-autophagic [Evidence IMP] [PMID 11598008]; GO_process: GO:0032889 - regulation of vacuole fusion, non-autophagic [Evidence IMP] [PMID 7489715]; GO_process: GO:0042147 - retrograde transport, endosome to Golgi [Evidence IPI] [PMID 22593205]; GO_process: GO:0007264 - small GTPase mediated signal transduction [Evidence IEA]; GO_process: GO:0006810 - transport [Evidence IEA]; GO_process: GO:0000011 - vacuole inheritance [Evidence IDA] [PMID 7489715]; GO_process: GO:0016192 - vesicle-mediated transport [Evidence IDA] [PMID 9015302]) — protein sequence MQIWDTAGQERFQSLGVAFYRGADCCVLMYDVNNAKSFEALENWRDEFLIQANPRDPDSFPFVVIGNKIDVEDSKRAVSTKRAQAFCASKGNLPYFETSAKEATGVEQAFEVVARNALQQEDAQDFSQEYSDAININLDSDSSSCAC from the coding sequence ATGCAGATTTGGGACACGGCCGGCCAGGAACGGTTCCAGTCGTTGGGAGTGGCCTTTTATAGAGGAGCCGACTGTTGTGTGCTCATGTACGATGTCAATAATGCCAAATCTTTTGAGGCGCTGGAGAACTGGCGTGACGAATTTCTGATCCAGGCCAATCCTCGTGACCCCGACTCGTTCCCgtttgttgttattggtaaCAAAATTGATGTCGAGGACTCGAAACGGGCTGTCAGCACTAAACGAGCTCAGGCATTCTGTGCTTCCAAAGGCAATCTTCCGTACTTTGAAACCAGTGCTAAAGAAGCCACCGGGGTCGAACAAGCGTTTGAAGTAGTCGCACGAAACGCTCTCCAGCAAGAAGACGCCCAAGATTTCAGCCAGGAGTACTCCGACGCTATTAATATCAACCTGGACTCGGACTCCTCCTCCTGTGCCTGTTAA